A region of the Fusobacteria bacterium ZRK30 genome:
AAAGCAATCACTTATTGCATTTAATCATGAATAATTATACCTTTAAATTATTCAATTTCTATATCATAATTTTTTATCCCATACACAATTAAAGAGGCTAATCCTTTACAGATCAGCCTCCTGTCTTTAGCTTACTAGATATAGTAATAATGCTACTATTAAAAATCCAGCTGCTACAAATTCAGTAGCTTTAGCTAGGGGTCCACCATCATCGTGTACACCAAAAATACTATTGGTAGCACCAGTTCCGATTCCACCACTCATACCCTTACTTCTGTCAGGTTGAATAATTACTAAAACAATTAAAGAGATAGCAAGTATAAATAAAATTACCGTTAAAAATGTAGCCATTTTTGCCCTCCTAAAAAACCTTTTCTTTCCTAACATTATAGCTCATTTTATCCTTTTTGTAAAAAAGTATTTAAAAAATATTTAAAACCTCTCAATGCAGAGACACAGAGTTCTCAGTGATTCTTTTCTTTTATCGCAAATGACACGAATTATATACGAATATTAAATTCAAAACCCTTACACTAAGCTCACGAAGTAACAGCTAGAGAGACCACTAAGAAAATCTTGTCTCTCTTCGTGACCTCCCTTTTTTCTCTGTGTTCTCCGTGTCCAATGTTTTCTATTTTGAATTTAATTTCTTTTTCAGATTCACTAGTATTAAAGATGGAATTTTTATCTCAAAATTCTCAGCTTATAAAATAAACTATAGATATTTTGGAGATACTCCTTGCGGGTAAAACCTTCTTTTTTGTCACGAATTACACGAATTTTAACGTAGAGGTAATTTATAGAACACGGACCTCTTCGAGATACACAAAAAACCTCCAATTTACACCGATAATTCTCTTCTCTTGGTTTTAACTGAAAAATAAAAATCTTGATTCTTCATAGCTTTTGATCCATGTATGTCATGGACATACGGGTTCTGTTTCTTTTTTCTTATCTTCATTTTAACCTATATAAATTTATGCTAATTGGTGGCTAAATTTTGCTAATGATTTTTTTCGTGATAATTCGTGACTAGTTTTTTTATCTTTAACCACAACATCTAATCTGATATAGAACTATAACTTTTACAGATAATAATTTTTATTTTAAAGGGAATCTCTAAAAAAGTAGTATAAATGATATATCTCGAACTTTTATTAAAAAACAATTAATTTCTTAAATTAAATAAAGGTACAAATCATAATTTGTACCTTTATTTAATGTCTATTTTTATTTGGAAAAGGTATGGAAAAGCAGTATAATTAGTATAACTTAAATTTTAACTAAACATTAAATTTTTAAGGAGGTTTTATGAAGGTCATAGTTTTGTTTTTCATCAGCTGGACACTTTTACTCGGAGAAACTTTTAAACCTCTTACAGTTTTAATAGATTTTCCCGACTACAGATACACCGATCTTCATAGGAGAGAAAGAGAACTGGTGAATCAGCGTAAGGGAGATAAATTTACTCCTGAGCTATATGCAAATATGTTTTTTGATCCTGAAAGTTATCTGTCTTATAATGGCAAAGAATTTATTTCTGCTAAAAAATATTTCACTATGGAATCTGGTGGGACCTACACATTAGAAGGAAGTGAAGATGATATCTATGGATGGTTTACAGCTCCTAAATCCATTGAATTTTACGGGAAAAATATCAGTGAGGAGGGTGACCGTATAAGAGCTGCCCACTTAGTCCGTCTGGCTGTTAATAAGTTAGTTGATAAAAAAATAGATTTTTCCCAATATGACAGAGATGAGGATGGTGTGATAGATGGCCTTATTCTCCTCTATGCAGGAAAAGGCGAACACCTTCCAAACTCCCTTGGAAGCCGGGCAATTTGGCCCCATTTTAACAGAATGCAAAATATATCATCAAGTAAATTTTATTATTTTAAAGATCACAATAATAACCTTTGGAAAATAGATAAATATGTTTTTATTCCACAAGATATTCCTTTGGATCTTTATATCCATGAGATAGGTCATTTTTTAAATTTGTCAGACCTGTACAAAGGCGAATCAACTATAGGTTATTGGTCTATAATGGGGGAACTCTACTGCGGTAAAATCCTTGGAAGTAAATTAAATTCTTTGGGTGGTTATCACAGATACAACCTCCAAACAAAAAGTAGCAATAAAAATATCCCTGCTTTTTGGGCTGGGGTTATAAACTATAATTTAAATGAAATAATAAAAAAAGATAAATATATTAAACTTCATAACACCAATCATAAAAAATCTAATAACCTCATAAAAATAGATCTTCCAGGAAAAAGAATAGATGTTCCTGCAGAGGGAAGAGATCTCTACTATACCGATAATTACCTTAACCCAGACAGTAATATTACGTTTTCTGTTTTTCTTCCCAAGGATACAGATAATGTCTTAAAGTTTGATGCCTGGTTTAATTCTAAACCGGAGAAAGAGATAGAAAAAGTTTATATCCGCCCAAGTGGAGAAGAACACTGGCTCTTATTAAAAAATAAAAATAGCAAAAATAATAAAAGAG
Encoded here:
- the secG gene encoding preprotein translocase subunit SecG — translated: MATFLTVILFILAISLIVLVIIQPDRSKGMSGGIGTGATNSIFGVHDDGGPLAKATEFVAAGFLIVALLLYLVS
- a CDS encoding immune inhibitor A, producing the protein MKVIVLFFISWTLLLGETFKPLTVLIDFPDYRYTDLHRRERELVNQRKGDKFTPELYANMFFDPESYLSYNGKEFISAKKYFTMESGGTYTLEGSEDDIYGWFTAPKSIEFYGKNISEEGDRIRAAHLVRLAVNKLVDKKIDFSQYDRDEDGVIDGLILLYAGKGEHLPNSLGSRAIWPHFNRMQNISSSKFYYFKDHNNNLWKIDKYVFIPQDIPLDLYIHEIGHFLNLSDLYKGESTIGYWSIMGELYCGKILGSKLNSLGGYHRYNLQTKSSNKNIPAFWAGVINYNLNEIIKKDKYIKLHNTNHKKSNNLIKIDLPGKRIDVPAEGRDLYYTDNYLNPDSNITFSVFLPKDTDNVLKFDAWFNSKPEKEIEKVYIRPSGEEHWLLLKNKNSKNNKRGTWIPLEFDLNSFNGKFVEIMVSLVPYKNEGPKGAYIADLMVMSDTIKKFDLKTTQKTFTHDGFIHSFGGDLLKKYILIEYRNPIDKRIDEGLLRTKLNIPYRKGLLIWYIDESYSNSNQLVNILPSNEKMLYEIIDGDLIKLKLKPYIVSSWTFSSIDTKEMGVVGEKRVFYREQIHGSSSFLIKKHLQIKILEENKGDIKLIISYKK